The genomic stretch atacatatacatatacatatacatatatatatatacatacatatacatatacatatatataactcaaaattaagaaaaaaaataaatcactTATTTATTGGATTCAGCTACATTTCCCTTGAGCTCATTGAGGAAGTTTTACAAGAAGACAAAAGTCAAGGAGAGATGAACAAGACAATTTAATTGAGATAGGCTAGGGTTATGCTTTGGTTATAGGGCATGGGAGTTTACAGCTCCTGAAACAAGGAGTGGTCCATATATTGGGATGTGTGGAGGAAGAACACAAGACATCTTGGTTGGCTGTCCTTGCTCTGTTTTAGTGAGATTATTATGTGTGGCACAGTTTCAAATGTGTTGATGGTGTTGACACTGAGGTCAGATGTTTCATTGGAACAGCATGTGAAGGAAGGCAGTGAGGAGAAGACAATTTGATGATGTGCATGGGTGCTTCAGGATGATTAGTCTGCAGCCTGAGAGAGATGCATTCATTACCACCCTCAGTACCCATGAGCAGGCCACTGCAAAAGGGATGAGCAAATGACAGGCTCAGGGTGGGGATCAAAGCAGGCAGCCAATCAAAAGCAAAAGCTGTCACATCTGGCATTCCTTTTCCTGCTTTCTTCATGCAAACAAATTAAGTGCAGATGTTTTATTTGCGCATTAATTATTTAGGGTAACCTAAAAACTGAACTCGAGACAAATAACAGCAATGGAGTGCCTCTCGAGACAAAGAACAAATTACAAAGCAGAAAGAAATGATTATTCCAAAGTTAAATACTGAACTCGATTTCGACTAGCTGGACAACCGCAGCATGCAAAACAATAAAGCTTGCTGAGATTCACAATAATGCAGCATGTTTACATGAAAATAAATAACTCGGTCTATGTGCCAAAAGGATCAAGAACAGCAGTTAAAAATATTGACGGAGCATCTAATTGTGGTTCCAACTGAGACAGATTATGATGAAAGAAATCACCAAGCAAAGCTTCAACCTCCTAATAGCATAAAAGGCTTCGAGCGAGGGCACTAGAAAGAAAGTCAAGGCATGCAAATTCATCTATTCCTCCCTTGATGTAGGGTCCATTCCGGTGGAAGGGTTGTCGGCGAAGTATTCTTGGTGTTTCAAGTTCACTCCATACTGTTCAGTGATAACAAACTGGCATTAGCtttgagaaattaaaaaaaaaaatgcttcttGATATGTAGCTGACATTCAGACATCAATATCTGAAGACATGCTTgaaatatgcatatacatatagagAGGGATCCATGTAATTATAACAAATTCATTTTAGCATAAGCACTTCATCTCCATTATGGTGATTATATTCTGATAGAAGATCCAAGTGCACGTAACCCTAAAAGACAAGAACATAAAGGAGAATTATGCACTAAAATTAATAAATCTCTAATCagcattaatatttaatttaattaattgatGATGCATGATGCCACTTGATAGTTAAGCTGCATGATTAATCGAGTGAGAAACTAATGAAGCAACAAAACATAATTCttcacttaattttgaaattgatTTGTCATGAAAGAGAAATGTGGTTACTAAATTGTCTGAAAAGTTCAATTTTATCTTCTGTTTAAGTAAGCTGGTAAACATCAGTGTATTAAATGGATGACACACACAACTCATTCATGATCTATTTGACCACAGGAACACAAAGAATCACCAATGCATGTGGCCTACAGAAGAAGCTACTTTTCTGCCGTATGCAGATATCTACAGGTTCAAGCGTACGGATGATCCTCTAAATGCTCCTCCAAATTTTGTGCCATTTTTTCCCAAATATAATGCCCACATGTATCAACATACCAAGTTATCAAAATATAGAGTACCAGACTACTACTCCTGGTCGTCTAGAAAAAGTTCAGAAACAGAGATGAAATATTTACTTACCTCTTGGAGGGATTTTGAAAGATCCTCCATTGCTAAGACAAGCCTCTTATCCTGCAGCATAAAAACTTAATCACCTAGAGTACAAGAGTAAACATCAGATTTTATTAATTAAGAAGGGATGTCGCAGGCCCAGCACCTTTGGCTGCTTGCTCTTATCCTTAACTGGCGCTGCTTGCCTGGCCTTGCAATGCCTAGTTAAGTAttgcaaagaaaatgaaagagaaaGCATTAGTAACCATATTTTCAAAAAGACTTATCAAAGATCTTTTTAAAGGGAGCTGGAAGGTGAAAAGAAGCTTCACTTAGTGAGAGCTTGTTGCTGCCCTAACTGCATCTTGTATAATTGTCTTAAGAGACAAACATATTCAGCATTATAAGTATAGTAATTCCTCAAATTGGAAAACCTATAGCTTTTCTTCTCATTTAGGAGATGAATATTACCTTAATGCATGGAACAGAAAGTGAAGAATAAAATAATCCTATTGAAAATATCACAATTCTAAGGATGGAATTTGTCCTTAATCCCTTAGACTGAGTAGGGAAAATAGAGAAGTATGCTCAGTATTCCAACaacaataaataaacttgttgaaTAGCCATGTAGGAGAGATGGAATTTTGCCAAGACCCATAACCAATGAAACAAAGGTCAGGCAATATTCAGCaactataaaaaaaaactcaCTGATCAGATTGTATGGATCAACCAATAATGTCCTACCATCAAACTGGCATTTGCCTGCATGTACCATGTTTTAATACAAACAAAATGGTGAACGAAAATATGAGAACATTGGCTGCCTGAATAAACCGCATCAAAGGAAATTATTTTTCTGCACTATGAAATGCAAGAATTTATTATTTTTCACAATTAAACATCAAAACATATATTGTTTACACAACCACTAATCCACATTTAAACTACAAGCAGAAATAACATTTTAGATCATAATTAATCATTCATTCCATTAAAGTGGAAATGTCTCATATTCAACCAAATATCCATGATTACAAGATGCAATTAATAAAATAGAAATGAAAGAGAACAACCGAGCAACAAATGGAATGCATAAAAATAAAACATACTGAAGAGCATCATTTGCAACCTCCAACATAAACTTTTGCGTTGCGACAGATACCAGCCTGGTTCTGACAAAAAAACAGAAAGTACTAAAATAttaagcacaaaaaaaaaaagcaaaattccTCATTTTcaaagatattaaaaataaaaacatgacACCTCAAAGTTTGCAACAGAATAGCACAACTTTCATATGATAGTTCTGACAACATTTCGCAGGACTTTTTATGTTTTTCTTCATTAAGTgacaaaagattatatattttaatatatcattgGCAATTTGTGCTCCAATATATgtttttcttctccaactcagaAGCACTATATTTTGAGGATATTCTGAATATGTACTATCATCAAAGCAAATAATTATTAAGACAAGTCCCACTGATTTCTTCGGTAACAAAAGAATTACTCAACAGGTTTGTCAACAAACAACAAAGAGAAACGTGGGATCTTTCTTCTCATACTCTCTAGATAGAACACCTCTCCATGAGAAgtgtatttttatttcttttttcaagaaaaatatctgAAATTCCCAGCACATCTTCTGTTTCCCTAGGTGTAGAGTCTAAGAACAGTTCAATTTGATAAAAAGGGAGATTTCTCAAAAGTTGGGAGAAGCAGCACACTGCTGATCAATGTACACTTGTTCAAAGAAACGCTTTCCTCAGTCTCCTCTATTTGTAGTTAGTCTTTAGAAGATGGTAATCAACTAAGCATGCCTGAATTGATTACTGAAGTTGAATCTAAGTCGCATCAATAGTTTTCCAATGCCTTTCTAATCATTTTATATTCATGATTGGTATTTAACTGACAATGTAAAGCTTGTCCCACCTGCGTGAGCTATCACATACAGTAACAAATATGAGATGGTACATGCCTATGTCTATCTAATAACTTAGCTAAGACTTGAGAGAGAACCATATTTATAGAAACTATCAAGATAAAATTGAGATATAACTTATCTAAGGCCTTAGAGAAATGAAGTTTGAGGTTGAACAAAGAGAGCCAATGCCTCCTTTTCTAGTCTTCTGAGATATATGCAGAAGACTGGAGCTGAATCATTTCCTATTCACATCAAATTGGGTGTGCATCCTAAATATGATGATTTTCTATAGCCGGTTTCTCATTTTCCTTGTTTAAAATTTCCAATGTCAATCTCTCTGCACTTGCTGGATTATGCATCCTAGTCCTATAGTTAAGCTTGCAGTCATGAAAACACAATGGGACAACAAAATAGGCTTGGTCTATTTCACTAAGCTCCAAATGCCAGTTATCCTGTTATTATTTTCCATAAATTCTTGTTTTCTCCTGCCAATCCTGTGTTTCATTGTATGCAGAGGTATGGATCCTATAGCTGATTGTCCTATAATCTAAAGTAAAACATATATAGAGTACCTACAATTTTTCAATCCAAAGATTATCTTTTCCTCTGTCAATCAGAGTtgacaaaataatttttcttgttGCCCTAATAAGCCTCATCCTACAGCATTTTCTTCAACC from Musa acuminata AAA Group cultivar baxijiao chromosome BXJ1-3, Cavendish_Baxijiao_AAA, whole genome shotgun sequence encodes the following:
- the LOC135581124 gene encoding transcription initiation factor TFIID subunit 10-like translates to MNSSSSSSMGGEGRHDDDSGLTEFLSSLMDYTPTIPDELVEHYLGKSGFHCPDLRLTRLVSVATQKFMLEVANDALQHCKARQAAPVKDKSKQPKDKRLVLAMEDLSKSLQEYGVNLKHQEYFADNPSTGMDPTSREE